In Flavobacteriales bacterium, the following proteins share a genomic window:
- a CDS encoding ATP-binding cassette domain-containing protein, producing the protein FIFNDTISNNIAVGAEYVDLDRLVKAAETANIREFIEGLPLGYNTKIGMEGLGLSTGQKQRILIARAVYKNPEMILFDEATSSLDAENERQIMHNLEAFMKGRTAVIIAHRLSTVKNADQIVVLDNGKIIELGTHDELVDARGRYFNLVKNQLQLEKLEEN; encoded by the coding sequence GCTTTATCTTCAATGATACCATCTCCAACAACATAGCCGTGGGCGCTGAATACGTGGACCTTGACCGGCTTGTAAAGGCTGCCGAAACAGCCAACATAAGGGAGTTTATTGAAGGACTGCCCCTGGGCTACAACACCAAGATCGGTATGGAGGGCTTGGGCCTCAGCACAGGACAGAAACAACGCATCCTCATCGCCAGGGCCGTATATAAGAATCCGGAAATGATCCTCTTTGATGAGGCCACCAGTTCGCTGGATGCCGAAAACGAACGACAGATCATGCACAACCTGGAAGCCTTTATGAAGGGGCGCACCGCCGTCATCATTGCCCACCGCCTCAGCACGGTCAAGAATGCGGACCAGATCGTGGTACTTGACAATGGGAAGATCATTGAGTTGGGTACACATGATGAACTGGTGGACGCCAGAGGGAGGTATTTCAATCTGGTAAAGAATCAATTGCAACTGGAAAAGCTGGAGGAGAATTGA